In Humulus lupulus chromosome 6, drHumLupu1.1, whole genome shotgun sequence, a single genomic region encodes these proteins:
- the LOC133781896 gene encoding protein SICKLE, translated as MEESKERRERLRVMRAKADQAENSTNNETTPAMPFSHLSNPLVDTSAATPSQEASRFDFYTNPMAPFSANKKRNTATHHIPSHHYAYPVPGPTSEMTQVAPQFQSNYYPYQGNLGPPNVPGSTMATQPRGHNFLSPGFRPMGMDSPSNAGRGGNRWHGSSLSPGSGRRGGRRGMGGRSSSTMDRQLGPERFYDYSMIEDPWKFLTPVSWKEVDAPLSRLYTSEASRPSFDMHKTKAEHTSNSLNPQPSLAEYLAASFSEAVNDAPSP; from the coding sequence ATGGAGGAATcaaaagaaaggagagaaagaTTGAGAGTGATGCGTGCCAAAGCTGATCAGGCTGAGAATTCTACGAACAATGAAACGACTCCTGCAATGCCTTTTTCTCACCTCTCCAATCCATTGGTCGACACCTCTGCAGCTACACCTTCGCAGGAAGCATCAAGGTTTGATTTTTATACAAATCCCATGGCACCATTTTCTGCCAACAAGAAAAGGAATACAGCAACTCACCATATTCCCTCACATCATTATGCGTATCCTGTTCCAGGACCCACTTCTGAAATGACTCAGGTAGCTCCTCAGTTTCAGAGCAATTACTATCCTTACCAAGGAAATTTAGGTCCCCCAAATGTGCCCGGTAGTACGATGGCTACTCAACCAAGAGGGCATAATTTTCTTAGTCCTGGATTTCGTCCAATGGGTATGGATAGTCCTTCTAATGCAGGAAGAGGTGGGAATCGGTGGCATGGTAGCAGCCTGAGTCCTGGCTCAGGCCGAAGAGGTGGACGACGAGGGATGGGTGGTCGTAGTTCCTCTACAATGGACAGACAATTGGGGCCTGAGAGGTTTTATGATTACTCCATGATTGAAGATCCATGGAAGTTTTTGACACCTGTTAGTTGGAAGGAGGTGGATGCTCCATTGAGTAGGTTGTACACTTCTGAAGCCTCAAGACCCTCCTTTGACATGCACAAAACTAAAGCTGAACATACTTCAAACAGTTTAAATCCTCAGCCAAGCCTGGCAGAGTACTTGGCTGCCTCTTTCAGCGAAGCCGTCAACGATGCACCAAGCCCATGA
- the LOC133781898 gene encoding auxin-responsive protein SAUR21-like, with amino-acid sequence MAFRLPGFVQRKKALRRSLSGIKEAALKSTNIPKGHFAVYVGEEQKNRYVVPLSYLNEPAFQELLSMAEEEFGYEHPMGGLTIPCREDIFIDFTSQLN; translated from the coding sequence ATGGCATTTAGATTGCCTGGTTTTGTTCAGCGAAAGAAGGCTCTCCGCAGATCACTTTCAGGCATTAAAGAAGCAGCTTTGAAGTCCACAAACATTCCAAAAGGCCACTTTGCAGTCTATGTTGGAGAGGAGCAAAAAAACCGATATGTAGTACCTCTTTCGTACCTAAATGAGCCTGCATTTCAAGAATTGCTAAGTATGGCTGAAGAAGAATTCGGATATGAGCATCCAATGGGCGGACTCACAATTCCATGCAGAGAAGACATATTCATTGATTTCACTTCTCAGTTGAATTGA
- the LOC133781899 gene encoding auxin-induced protein 15A-like, with protein MSFLFASLVHAKQLIQKPFSSTKDILKGFLAVYVGDESRMKKFMIPVAYLNQPSFQDFLSRAEEEFGFDHPMGALTIPCSEDAFIDLISCLNA; from the coding sequence ATGAGTTTCCTCTTTGCTAGCTTAGTTCATGCCAAGCAACTCATTCAGAAGCCTTTTTCAAGCACAAAAGATATTCTGAAAGGCTTTTTGGCAGTTTATGTTGGCGATGAGAGCAGAATGAAGAAATTTATGATCCCTGTGGCATACTTGAACCAACCATCTTTCCAAGACTTTCTAAGTCGAGCTGAAGAAGAATTTGGATTCGATCATCCAATGGGAGCTCTCACAATTCCTTGCTCAGAAGATGCCTTCATCGATCTTATTTCTTGCTTGAATGCATAA
- the LOC133781900 gene encoding auxin-induced protein 15A-like: MITSIPTPQTHKYQALLASFLRYLCLLLLHSSSFRHSYYNHGFRFASLVHAKQLIQRPFTSTKDIPKGFLAVYVGDERRMKRFVIPVAYLNQPSFQDFLSQAEEQFGFDHPMGALTIPCTEDAFLDLISRLNA, encoded by the coding sequence ATGATCACTAGCATCCCAACTCCTCAAACTCACAAATATCAAGCTCTCCTTGCAAGCTTTCTGAGATATCTTTGCCTACTTttgcttcattcttcttcctttagACACTCTTATTACAATCATGGCTTTCGCTTTGCTAGCTTAGTTCATGCCAAGCAACTCATTCAGAGGCCTTTTACAAGCACAAAAGATATTCCTAAAGGCTTTTTGGCAGTTTATGTTGGTGATGAGAGAAGAATGAAGAGATTTGTGATCCCTGTGGCATACTTGAACCAGCCTTCATTCCAAGACTTTCTAAGTCAAGCTGAAGAACAATTCGGATTCGATCATCCAATGGGAGCTCTTACAATTCCCTGCACAGAAGATGCCTTCCTCGATCTTATTTCTCGCTTGAATGCCTAA
- the LOC133781901 gene encoding indole-3-acetic acid-induced protein ARG7-like: MGFSLPRVVPAKKLLRRSFSNSNKAASMAVDVPKGHLAVYVGENEKKRFVVPVSFLSQPLFQELLVQAEEEYGYDHPMGGLTIPCTEDAFIDTISNLNAS, from the coding sequence ATGGGATTCAGTTTGCCAAGAGTAGTTCCAGCTAAGAAATTGCTTCGACGATCTTTTTCCAATTCAAACAAAGCCGCTTCAATGGCAGTTGATGTCCCTAAAGGCCATTTAGCAGTTTATGTTGGCGAGAACGAAAAGAAGAGGTTTGTTGTTCCTGTGTCATTCTTAAGCCAACCTTTATTTCAAGAGTTGCTTGTCCAAGCTGAAGAAGAATATGGATATGATCATCCGATGGGAGGCCTAACAATTCCCTGCACAGAAGATGCATTTATCGACACCATCTCAAATCTGAATGCTTCATGA
- the LOC133781903 gene encoding auxin-induced protein X15-like: MGFRFASLVHAKQLIQKPFSSTKDVPKGYLAVYVGEKRMKRFVIPVSFLNQPSFQDLLCQAEQEFGFDHPMGALTIPCNEEAFIQLVSHLNV; the protein is encoded by the coding sequence ATGGGTTTTCGCTTTGCAAGCTTAGTTCATGCCAAACAACTCATTCAGAAGCCTTTTTCAAGTACAAAAGATGTTCCAAAAGGGTACTTGGCAGTTTATGTTGGAGAAAAGAGAATGAAGAGATTTGTGATCCCTGTGTCATTCTTGAACCAGCCATCATTCCAAGACTTGCTATGTCAAGCTGAACAAGAGTTTGGATTTGATCATCCAATGGGAGCTCTTACGATTCCCTGCAATGAAGAAGCCTTCATCCAACTCGTTTCTCACTTGAACGTCTAA